The following are from one region of the Halomonas qaidamensis genome:
- the tusC gene encoding sulfurtransferase complex subunit TusC, with translation MARANEQLIVIRHAPYSSNALREGLDVALVAAAFGQSVSLLFLGQGVLALLKEQKSGAPGQKATLPTIDMLEMYDIENILVPLETLMAFNIRAEQLVEGVTLVTTAEIPELFQRYPYVLNF, from the coding sequence ATGGCTAGAGCAAATGAGCAGCTCATTGTTATACGGCATGCACCCTATAGCTCAAACGCATTGCGAGAAGGGCTGGATGTAGCGCTAGTGGCCGCTGCTTTTGGGCAGTCTGTTAGCCTGCTATTTCTAGGGCAGGGCGTACTTGCGTTGCTTAAAGAACAGAAGTCCGGCGCTCCGGGCCAAAAAGCGACACTGCCGACGATTGATATGTTAGAGATGTATGATATAGAAAATATTCTAGTGCCCTTAGAGACACTGATGGCTTTTAACATAAGGGCTGAGCAGCTGGTCGAGGGAGTTACCTTAGTAACAACCGCAGAGATACCGGAACTATTTCAGCGTTATCCTTATGTACTCAATTTTTAA
- the tusD gene encoding sulfurtransferase complex subunit TusD — protein MQYGLLIMGAPYSSSAPHSALRFAQAVLNKGHQIKGVFFYQDGVQNASQLMAPPQDELNMRDAWVELHRQHGVALDVCIAAALRRGVMSESEAKRHGQVNFNLEAPFELTGLGQLLELQQCCDRLITFA, from the coding sequence ATGCAGTACGGCTTATTGATCATGGGGGCACCGTATAGTAGTTCAGCTCCTCATTCTGCGCTGCGCTTTGCTCAAGCGGTTCTAAATAAAGGGCATCAAATTAAGGGTGTTTTTTTCTACCAGGATGGCGTTCAGAATGCCTCTCAACTGATGGCTCCTCCGCAAGATGAGCTTAATATGCGAGACGCATGGGTAGAATTGCATCGCCAACATGGAGTGGCTCTAGACGTCTGTATCGCAGCGGCATTACGCCGTGGTGTAATGAGTGAATCAGAAGCTAAGCGGCACGGGCAGGTGAATTTCAACCTTGAGGCCCCCTTTGAACTAACCGGGCTAGGGCAGTTGCTTGAGTTACAGCAGTGCTGTGATCGGTTGATTACATTTGCATAG
- the tusB gene encoding sulfurtransferase complex subunit TusB, translating to MLHILNKPPYSDSALQMLNALSSGDAVVLIEDGVQAAFYPEWQGWLVSTVSIYLLAEDAISRGVHTIAAIHEMPLIEVDGFIALTEQNEQIISWH from the coding sequence ATGCTGCATATTTTGAATAAACCTCCTTATAGCGATTCAGCGCTACAAATGCTTAATGCCCTCAGCAGTGGCGATGCTGTTGTGCTGATTGAGGATGGTGTTCAGGCAGCGTTTTATCCTGAATGGCAAGGCTGGCTAGTAAGTACAGTTTCGATTTACTTATTAGCGGAAGATGCTATTTCAAGGGGGGTGCATACCATTGCTGCTATTCATGAGATGCCTTTGATAGAGGTTGATGGTTTTATTGCGCTAACTGAGCAAAATGAACAGATTATTTCTTGGCACTAA